Proteins found in one Pagrus major chromosome 20, Pma_NU_1.0 genomic segment:
- the LOC141015738 gene encoding ras-related protein Rab-5C-like, with the protein MAGRGGGATRPNGAAVANKICQFKLVLLGESAVGKSSLVLRFVKGQFHEFQESTIGAAFLTQTVCLDDTTVKFEIWDTAGQERYHSLAPMYYRGAQAAIVVYDITNTDTFARAKNWVKELQRQASPNIVIALAGNKADIANKRAVDLQEAQTYADDNSLLFMETSAKTAMNVNEIFMAIAKKLPKSDPPGGAGQGGRTRTGVDLQEAAPQGRSGQCCGGGN; encoded by the exons atGGCTGGGCGCGGTGGAGGAGCAACCAGGCCTAATGGCGCCGCAGTAGCAAACAAAATCTGCCAGTTCAAACTGGTGCTGCTGGGGGAGTCGGCGGTGGGCAAGTCCAGCTTAGTGCTGCGCTTCGTCAAAGGCCAGTTTCATGAATTTCAGGAGAGCACCATTGGAG CTGCCTTCCTCACTCAGACTGTCTGTCTGGACGACACCACTGTGAAGTTTGAGATCTGGGACACAGCAGGTCAGGAGCGTTACCACAGCCTGGCTCCTATGTACTACAGAGGTGCTCAAGCAGCCATCGTGGTCTACGACATCACCAACACA GACACTTTTGCACGAGCGAAAAACTGGgtgaaggagctgcagagacaaGCCAGTCCCAACATAGTGATCGCTCTGGCTGGAAACAAGGCGGACATCGCAAACAAGCGAGCTGTAGATCTTCAG GAGGCACAAACATACGCTGATGACAACAGTCTACTCTTCATGGAAACCTCGGCCAAGACTGCCATGAACGTCAATGAAATTTTCATGGCTATTG CAAAGAAGCTACCGAAGAGCGACCCTCCGGGAGGAGCCGGACAAGGTGGTCGGACCAGGACAGGAGTTGATCTACAAGAAGCTGCTCCTCAGGGGCGCAGCGGCCAGTGCTGCGGCGGGGGCAATTAG